Proteins from a genomic interval of Quercus lobata isolate SW786 chromosome 11, ValleyOak3.0 Primary Assembly, whole genome shotgun sequence:
- the LOC115966239 gene encoding fasciclin-like arabinogalactan protein 19: MATKIVTLTLTLGVVILLLSLPGGVKPVHCISSGDMESMLSALRARGYNLFSNAIATSDLQLDLLCTHSNSNSNDNASNDNDDYFFTIFAPTDSALFALDMTQTAPFFTDTLRLHVVPKRLSFSQLQRLSSANLRTLLPSRDLHVTTRHLSPPPPPPRNHHNRRRRVVVVSVDEIEVVFPGVYYGRYVAVHGLNGILTLRGPPQYSSSSPVRSVLPQRTNICSNSNRTAPPPPQQPPQDFCGYSPANSPSYLGVSPGLAPTIQSPESENTASPSPSIGNYGQDDQDHQLGELYGPLDGEILEPSHVSGSELLFFESRT; encoded by the coding sequence ATGGCGACCAAGATCGTGACTCTGACTCTGACTCTGGGCGTGGTGATTCTGCTACTGTCACTCCCCGGCGGCGTCAAACCCGTCCACTGCATCTCTAGCGGCGACATGGAGTCGATGCTTTCCGCCTTGAGAGCCCGCGGCTACAACCTCTTCTCCAACGCCATCGCCACCTCCGACCTCCAGTTAGACCTCCTCTGCACCCATTCCAACTCCAACTCCAACGACAACGCTTCCAACGACAACGACGACTACTTCTTCACCATTTTCGCTCCCACCGACTCCGCTCTCTTCGCTCTCGACATGACTCAAACGGCGCCGTTTTTCACCGACACGCTCCGCCTCCACGTCGTCCCTAAGCGGCTCTCCTTCTCTCAGCTCCAGCGGCTTTCCTCCGCTAACCTCCGTACTCTCCTCCCCTCCCGTGATCTCCACGTCACCACCAGGCatctttctcctcctcctcctcctcctcggAATCATCATAATCGTCGCCGCCGTGTCGTTGTCGTCTCCGTCGACGAAATCGAAGTCGTTTTTCCAGGAGTGTACTACGGCCGATACGTCGCCGTTCACGGCCTCAACGGAATTCTCACTCTCCGTGGACCTCCTCAGTACTCCTCCTCGTCTCCGGTCCGTTCGGTTCTCCCTCAGCGAACCAACATTTGCTCCAACAGTAACCGTACTGCGCCGCCGCCGCCACAACAACCACCGCAAGACTTTTGCGGTTATTCTCCGGCTAATTCGCCTTCGTATCTTGGCGTTTCGCCAGGTCTTGCTCCGACGATCCAGTCACCGGAGAGTGAGAATACGGCGTCGCCTTCTCCGTCGATCGGCAATTATGGTCAGGATGATCAAGATCATCAACTCGGAGAATTATATGGTCCATTGGATGGTGAGATTTTGGAGCCCAGCCACGTCAGCGGGTCGGAGTTGTTATTCTTTGAATCACGCACATAA